Proteins co-encoded in one Eschrichtius robustus isolate mEscRob2 chromosome 8, mEscRob2.pri, whole genome shotgun sequence genomic window:
- the LSM8 gene encoding LSM8 homolog, U6 small nuclear RNA associated: MTSALENYINRTVAVITSDGRMIVGTLKGFDQTINLILDESHERVFSSSQGVEQVVLGLYIVRGDNVAVIGEIDEETDSALDLGNIRAEPLNSVAH, from the exons ATGACGTCCGCCTTGGAGAACTACATCAACC GAACTGTTGCTGTCATTACTTCTGATGGGAGAATGATTGTG GGAACACTGAAAGGTTTTGACCAGACCATTAATTTGATTTTGGATGAAAGCCATGAACGAGTGTTCAGCTCTTCACAGGGAGTAGAACAAGTGGTACTAGGTTTATACATCGTGAGAGGTGATAATGT TGCAGTCATTGGAGAAATTGATGAAGAGACAGATTCTGCACTTGATTTGGGGAATATTCGAGCAGAACCTCTGAACTCTGTAGCACACTAA